In Lagenorhynchus albirostris chromosome 14, mLagAlb1.1, whole genome shotgun sequence, one DNA window encodes the following:
- the ADNP2 gene encoding activity-dependent neuroprotector homeobox protein 2 isoform X2, whose protein sequence is MFQIPVENLDNIRKVRKKVKSILMDIGLDSCKELLKDLKGFDPGEKYFYNTSWGDISLWEPSGKKVRYRTKPYCCSLCKYSTKVLTSFKNHLHRYHEDEIDQELVIPCPNCVFSSQPRVVGRHFRMFHAPARKVQNYTVNILGETKSSRSDVISFTCLKCNFSNTLYYSMKKHVLVAHFHYLINSYFGLRTEEMGEQPRADDPRSTEKMPPSDRYYCKKCSANASSQDALMYHILTSDIHRDLENKLRSVISEHIKKTGLLKQMHIAPKPAARVAVPPNSSAPGIPATSPCFHLALPQNSQSQTVVQPVQGAPPPVTGASGASGSLTHSPPAVAQSHVTLVSSPLPVGQSNLTLPPSTPQPVFLSHGVPLNQAANPPALPLSQPVGPVNKSVGTGVLPIKQTIRPGVLPLSQPVGPISRPVGPGVLSVNRPVASGVLPVNPSVTPGVLQAVSPGVISVSRTVPSGVLPAGQMTPAGVIPSGQTATSGVLPAGQVVQSGVLPIGQTAPSGVLPTGLTVPPRVLPPGQTVPLRVLPAGQVVPPGLLPPNQTVSSGVLPVNQGINSGVLQLSQPVVSGVLPVGQPVRPGVLQLNQSVSTNILPAHQPIRPGASPNTAFLTSGSILRQLIPTGKQVNGIPTYTLAPVSVTLPVPPGSVATVAPPQMPIQLLQSGTAAQMASSMASLPSPPVVVNATQNMFVQPSSSVAEANQVLKQAKQWKTCPVCNELFPSNVYQVHMEVAHKHSESKSAETLEPEKLAACAPFLKWMREKTVRCLSCKCLVSEEELIRHLLVHGLGCLFCPCTFHDIKGLSEHSRAMHLGKRRLPVDYSDKGFQLDVDANGSLLFPHLDFITILPREELGEREVYLAVLAGIHSKSLVPVYIKVRPQTEGAPGRPGNQALTCPFCFGTFVTAEAYELHLKERHHIMPTVHTILKSPAFKCIHCCGVYTGNMTLAAIAIHLLRCRSAPKDSSSGLQVQPNFIENSELLLVNGEVIHDSSFSVKRKMPDGQFGAEEQREGEERPVPTSADREPSPEKATSAVPSKRQRSESRTEAPLVHDDALQVLALNPKRYEDRSYEEKKQFLRDYFHKRPYPSKKEIELLSSLLWVWKIDVASFFGKRRYICMKAIKNHKPSVLLGFDMSELKNVKHRLNFDYEPQNL, encoded by the exons atgtttcaaattcCCGTGGAGAATCTTGACAACATCAGGAAGGTACGGAAAAAGGTGAAAAGCATTCTTATGGATATTGGGCTTGACAGCTGCAAGGAGTTGCTGAAG GACCTTAAAGGCTTTGATCCAGGAGAGAAGTACTTTTATAACACATCATGGGGAGATATTTCTCTCTGGGAACCTTCTGGAAAGAAAGTg aGATATCGAACAAAACCATACTGTTGTAGCCTCTGTAAATACTCCACAAAAGTGCTTACTTCATTCAAAAATCATTTACATCGTTACCATGAAGATGAAATTGACCAAGAGCTGGTGATCCCTTGTCCAAACTGTGTGTTTTCCTCTCAACCCAGAGTTGTGGGAAGGCACTTCAGAATGTTTCATGCACCTGCTCGGAAAGTCCAGAACTACACTGTGAATATTTTAGGTGAAACTAAATCATCTAGGAGTGATGTGATAagttttacatgtttaaaatgtaaCTTTTCAAACACTCTGTACTACAGCATGAAGAAGCATGTGCTGGTAGCCCATTTTCACTACTTAATTAATTCCTACTTTGGCCTGAGAACTGAGGAGATGGGTGAGCAACCAAGAGCTGACGACCCCCGTTCTACAGAGAAGATGCCCCCATCCGACAGGTATTACTGTAAAAAGTGCAGCGCCAACGCCAGCAGCCAGGATGCTTTAATGTACCACATCTTGACGTCGGATATACACAGGGATTTGGAGAATAAGCTTAGGTCTGTGATCTCAGAACATATTAAGAAGACTGGACTTTTGAAGCAAATGCATATTGCTCCAAAACCAGCTGCACGTGTGGCTGTACCACCCAACAGCAGTGCTCCGGGCATCCCAGCCACATCTCCTTGCTTCCACCTGGCCTTGCCACAGAACAGTCAGAGCCAAACTGTGGTACAGCCAGTTCAGGGTGCGCCCCCCCCGGTGACTGGGGCCTCGGGCGCTTCTGGAAGCCTCACCCACTCCCCGCCTGCCGTTGCCCAGTCTCATGTGACTCTGGTCTCCAGTCCTCTGCCAGTGGGCCAGAGCAACCTCACTCTGCCGCCCTCAACACCTCagcctgtctttctctctcatgGAGTTCCACTTAATCAGGCAGCAAACCCTCCTGCGTTGCCCTTGAGTCAGCCAGTGGGACCTGTAAATAAGTCGGTCGGAACCGGCGTCCTCCCCATAAAGCAGACCATCCGCCCGGGGGTTTTGCCGCTCAGCCAGCCTGTTGGGCCCATAAGCAGACCAGTTGGGCCTGGAGTTCTCTCGGTAAATAGACCTGTTGCGTCCGGTGTCCTTCCTGTCAATCCCTCTGTCACCCCTGGAGTTCTTCAGGCGGTCTCGCCAGGGGTGATTTCTGTGAGTCGGACAGTCCCGTCAGGGGTCCTTCCTGCGGGACAGATGACCCCTGCTGGGGTTATCCCTTCAGGACAGACAGCAACTTCTGGGGTTCTCCCTGCTGGCCAGGTGGTTCAGTCAGGGGTTCTCCCCATTGGCCAGACAGCACCATCGGGGGTGCTCCCCACTGGGCTGACAGTCCCGCCGCGGGTCCTCCCTCCTGGCCAGACGGTCCCACTGAGGGTTCTCCCTGCAGGCCAGGTAGTCCCACCTGGGCTCCTTCCTCCCAACCAGACGGTCTCGTCAGGTGTTCTCCCTGTGAACCAGGGTATTAACTCTGGTGTTCTTCAGCTCAGTCAGCCTGTCGTGTCAGGGGTCCTTCCTGTGGGCCAGCCAGTGAGGCCGGGGGTCCTGCAGCTTAATCAGTCTGTGAGTACCAACATCCTGCCTGCTCATCAGCCCATCAGACCCGGGGCTTCGCCAAACACCGCTTTCCTAACATCAGGCTCTATTCTCAGACAGCTGATACCCACAGGGAAACAAGTGAATGGGATTCCCACATACACACTTGCCCCAGTATCTGTCACTTTGCCTGTGCCCCCTGGAAGTGTCGCCACTGTTGCCCCCCCCCAGATGCCCATCCAGCTCCTGCAGTCGGGCACGGCTGCACAGATGGCCAGCTCCATGGccagcctgccctccccaccaGTGGTGGTAAATGCCACTCAGAATATGTTCGTTCAGCCTTCTTCGTCTGTGGCAGAGGCAAATCAGGTGCTCAAACAGGCAAAGCAGTGGAAAACCTGTCCAGTTTGCAACGAGCTCTTCCCTTCCAATGTCTACCAGGTCCACATGGAAGTGGCACATAAGCACAGCGAATCCAAATCCGCTGAAACACTGGAGCCGGAAAAGCTGGCGGCATGTGCACCGTTTCTAAAGTGGATGAGAGAGAAAACAGTTCGGTGTTTGTCCTGTAAGTGCTTAGTCTCAGAGGAGGAGCTTATCCGCCACTTGCTGGTGCACGGCCTGGGGTGCTTGTTCTGCCCGTGCACTTTCCATGATATTAAAGGCCTCTCAGAGCATAGTAGGGCTATGCACCTAGGGAAGAGGAGACTGCCCGTGGACTATAGCGACAAAGGATTTCAGCTGGATGTCGATGCCAATGGCAGCCTGCTGTTTCCCCACCTCGACTTCATCACCATCTTGCCCAGGGAGGAGCTGGGTGAGCGGGAGGTCTACTTGGCCGTGCTGGCTGGGATACATTCCAAGTCACTGGTGCCCGTGTACATCAAAGTGAGGCCGCAGACCGAGGGTGCGCCCGGGAGGCCTGGCAACCAGGCGCTGACCTGCCCTTTTTGCTTCGGCACCTTCGTGACGGCTGAGGCGTACGAGCTGCATCTGAAGGAGCGGCACCACATCATGCCAACGGTGCACACGATTTTGAAATCCCCGGCTTTCAAGTGCATCCACTGCTGTGGGGTTTACACGGGCAACATGACTCTGGCAGCCATTGCCATACACCTGCTGCGCTGTCGGAGTGCTCCAAAGGACAGCAGCTCAGGCCTGCAGGTCCAGCCTAATTTTATTGAGAACAGTGAACTGCTTTTAGTCAATGGTGAGGTGATACACGACTccagtttttctgtaaagagaAAGATGCCTGACGGCCAGTTTGGGGCTGAGGAGCAGAGGGAGGGCGAGGAGCGGCCTGTCCCCACGAGTGCTGACAGAGAGCCATCCCCGGAGAAGGCGACGAGCGCCGTGCCTTCTAAAAGACAGAGGAGCGAAAGCAGGACGGAGGCGCCCCTTGTTCACGACGACGCTCTCCAGGTTTTAGCGTTAAATCCTAAAAGATATGAAGACCGTTCTTACGAAGAAAAAAAGCAGTTTCTTAGAGATTATTTCCACAAGAGACCATATCCCAGTAAAAAGGAAATAGAACTGTTATCCTCACTCTTATGGGTGTGGAAAATTGACGTGGCTTCATTTTTTGGAAAAAGAAGGTATATTTGcatgaaagcaataaaaaatCACAAGCCTTCTGTACTTTTAGGCTTTGATATGTCTGaacttaaaaatgttaaacacagattGAACTTTGACTATGAACCAcaaaacttgtaa
- the ADNP2 gene encoding activity-dependent neuroprotector homeobox protein 2 isoform X1: MLPAQEVHSANHRGMSRRTSPRRKISKMFQIPVENLDNIRKVRKKVKSILMDIGLDSCKELLKDLKGFDPGEKYFYNTSWGDISLWEPSGKKVRYRTKPYCCSLCKYSTKVLTSFKNHLHRYHEDEIDQELVIPCPNCVFSSQPRVVGRHFRMFHAPARKVQNYTVNILGETKSSRSDVISFTCLKCNFSNTLYYSMKKHVLVAHFHYLINSYFGLRTEEMGEQPRADDPRSTEKMPPSDRYYCKKCSANASSQDALMYHILTSDIHRDLENKLRSVISEHIKKTGLLKQMHIAPKPAARVAVPPNSSAPGIPATSPCFHLALPQNSQSQTVVQPVQGAPPPVTGASGASGSLTHSPPAVAQSHVTLVSSPLPVGQSNLTLPPSTPQPVFLSHGVPLNQAANPPALPLSQPVGPVNKSVGTGVLPIKQTIRPGVLPLSQPVGPISRPVGPGVLSVNRPVASGVLPVNPSVTPGVLQAVSPGVISVSRTVPSGVLPAGQMTPAGVIPSGQTATSGVLPAGQVVQSGVLPIGQTAPSGVLPTGLTVPPRVLPPGQTVPLRVLPAGQVVPPGLLPPNQTVSSGVLPVNQGINSGVLQLSQPVVSGVLPVGQPVRPGVLQLNQSVSTNILPAHQPIRPGASPNTAFLTSGSILRQLIPTGKQVNGIPTYTLAPVSVTLPVPPGSVATVAPPQMPIQLLQSGTAAQMASSMASLPSPPVVVNATQNMFVQPSSSVAEANQVLKQAKQWKTCPVCNELFPSNVYQVHMEVAHKHSESKSAETLEPEKLAACAPFLKWMREKTVRCLSCKCLVSEEELIRHLLVHGLGCLFCPCTFHDIKGLSEHSRAMHLGKRRLPVDYSDKGFQLDVDANGSLLFPHLDFITILPREELGEREVYLAVLAGIHSKSLVPVYIKVRPQTEGAPGRPGNQALTCPFCFGTFVTAEAYELHLKERHHIMPTVHTILKSPAFKCIHCCGVYTGNMTLAAIAIHLLRCRSAPKDSSSGLQVQPNFIENSELLLVNGEVIHDSSFSVKRKMPDGQFGAEEQREGEERPVPTSADREPSPEKATSAVPSKRQRSESRTEAPLVHDDALQVLALNPKRYEDRSYEEKKQFLRDYFHKRPYPSKKEIELLSSLLWVWKIDVASFFGKRRYICMKAIKNHKPSVLLGFDMSELKNVKHRLNFDYEPQNL, translated from the exons gaaaatttcaaaaatgtttcaaattcCCGTGGAGAATCTTGACAACATCAGGAAGGTACGGAAAAAGGTGAAAAGCATTCTTATGGATATTGGGCTTGACAGCTGCAAGGAGTTGCTGAAG GACCTTAAAGGCTTTGATCCAGGAGAGAAGTACTTTTATAACACATCATGGGGAGATATTTCTCTCTGGGAACCTTCTGGAAAGAAAGTg aGATATCGAACAAAACCATACTGTTGTAGCCTCTGTAAATACTCCACAAAAGTGCTTACTTCATTCAAAAATCATTTACATCGTTACCATGAAGATGAAATTGACCAAGAGCTGGTGATCCCTTGTCCAAACTGTGTGTTTTCCTCTCAACCCAGAGTTGTGGGAAGGCACTTCAGAATGTTTCATGCACCTGCTCGGAAAGTCCAGAACTACACTGTGAATATTTTAGGTGAAACTAAATCATCTAGGAGTGATGTGATAagttttacatgtttaaaatgtaaCTTTTCAAACACTCTGTACTACAGCATGAAGAAGCATGTGCTGGTAGCCCATTTTCACTACTTAATTAATTCCTACTTTGGCCTGAGAACTGAGGAGATGGGTGAGCAACCAAGAGCTGACGACCCCCGTTCTACAGAGAAGATGCCCCCATCCGACAGGTATTACTGTAAAAAGTGCAGCGCCAACGCCAGCAGCCAGGATGCTTTAATGTACCACATCTTGACGTCGGATATACACAGGGATTTGGAGAATAAGCTTAGGTCTGTGATCTCAGAACATATTAAGAAGACTGGACTTTTGAAGCAAATGCATATTGCTCCAAAACCAGCTGCACGTGTGGCTGTACCACCCAACAGCAGTGCTCCGGGCATCCCAGCCACATCTCCTTGCTTCCACCTGGCCTTGCCACAGAACAGTCAGAGCCAAACTGTGGTACAGCCAGTTCAGGGTGCGCCCCCCCCGGTGACTGGGGCCTCGGGCGCTTCTGGAAGCCTCACCCACTCCCCGCCTGCCGTTGCCCAGTCTCATGTGACTCTGGTCTCCAGTCCTCTGCCAGTGGGCCAGAGCAACCTCACTCTGCCGCCCTCAACACCTCagcctgtctttctctctcatgGAGTTCCACTTAATCAGGCAGCAAACCCTCCTGCGTTGCCCTTGAGTCAGCCAGTGGGACCTGTAAATAAGTCGGTCGGAACCGGCGTCCTCCCCATAAAGCAGACCATCCGCCCGGGGGTTTTGCCGCTCAGCCAGCCTGTTGGGCCCATAAGCAGACCAGTTGGGCCTGGAGTTCTCTCGGTAAATAGACCTGTTGCGTCCGGTGTCCTTCCTGTCAATCCCTCTGTCACCCCTGGAGTTCTTCAGGCGGTCTCGCCAGGGGTGATTTCTGTGAGTCGGACAGTCCCGTCAGGGGTCCTTCCTGCGGGACAGATGACCCCTGCTGGGGTTATCCCTTCAGGACAGACAGCAACTTCTGGGGTTCTCCCTGCTGGCCAGGTGGTTCAGTCAGGGGTTCTCCCCATTGGCCAGACAGCACCATCGGGGGTGCTCCCCACTGGGCTGACAGTCCCGCCGCGGGTCCTCCCTCCTGGCCAGACGGTCCCACTGAGGGTTCTCCCTGCAGGCCAGGTAGTCCCACCTGGGCTCCTTCCTCCCAACCAGACGGTCTCGTCAGGTGTTCTCCCTGTGAACCAGGGTATTAACTCTGGTGTTCTTCAGCTCAGTCAGCCTGTCGTGTCAGGGGTCCTTCCTGTGGGCCAGCCAGTGAGGCCGGGGGTCCTGCAGCTTAATCAGTCTGTGAGTACCAACATCCTGCCTGCTCATCAGCCCATCAGACCCGGGGCTTCGCCAAACACCGCTTTCCTAACATCAGGCTCTATTCTCAGACAGCTGATACCCACAGGGAAACAAGTGAATGGGATTCCCACATACACACTTGCCCCAGTATCTGTCACTTTGCCTGTGCCCCCTGGAAGTGTCGCCACTGTTGCCCCCCCCCAGATGCCCATCCAGCTCCTGCAGTCGGGCACGGCTGCACAGATGGCCAGCTCCATGGccagcctgccctccccaccaGTGGTGGTAAATGCCACTCAGAATATGTTCGTTCAGCCTTCTTCGTCTGTGGCAGAGGCAAATCAGGTGCTCAAACAGGCAAAGCAGTGGAAAACCTGTCCAGTTTGCAACGAGCTCTTCCCTTCCAATGTCTACCAGGTCCACATGGAAGTGGCACATAAGCACAGCGAATCCAAATCCGCTGAAACACTGGAGCCGGAAAAGCTGGCGGCATGTGCACCGTTTCTAAAGTGGATGAGAGAGAAAACAGTTCGGTGTTTGTCCTGTAAGTGCTTAGTCTCAGAGGAGGAGCTTATCCGCCACTTGCTGGTGCACGGCCTGGGGTGCTTGTTCTGCCCGTGCACTTTCCATGATATTAAAGGCCTCTCAGAGCATAGTAGGGCTATGCACCTAGGGAAGAGGAGACTGCCCGTGGACTATAGCGACAAAGGATTTCAGCTGGATGTCGATGCCAATGGCAGCCTGCTGTTTCCCCACCTCGACTTCATCACCATCTTGCCCAGGGAGGAGCTGGGTGAGCGGGAGGTCTACTTGGCCGTGCTGGCTGGGATACATTCCAAGTCACTGGTGCCCGTGTACATCAAAGTGAGGCCGCAGACCGAGGGTGCGCCCGGGAGGCCTGGCAACCAGGCGCTGACCTGCCCTTTTTGCTTCGGCACCTTCGTGACGGCTGAGGCGTACGAGCTGCATCTGAAGGAGCGGCACCACATCATGCCAACGGTGCACACGATTTTGAAATCCCCGGCTTTCAAGTGCATCCACTGCTGTGGGGTTTACACGGGCAACATGACTCTGGCAGCCATTGCCATACACCTGCTGCGCTGTCGGAGTGCTCCAAAGGACAGCAGCTCAGGCCTGCAGGTCCAGCCTAATTTTATTGAGAACAGTGAACTGCTTTTAGTCAATGGTGAGGTGATACACGACTccagtttttctgtaaagagaAAGATGCCTGACGGCCAGTTTGGGGCTGAGGAGCAGAGGGAGGGCGAGGAGCGGCCTGTCCCCACGAGTGCTGACAGAGAGCCATCCCCGGAGAAGGCGACGAGCGCCGTGCCTTCTAAAAGACAGAGGAGCGAAAGCAGGACGGAGGCGCCCCTTGTTCACGACGACGCTCTCCAGGTTTTAGCGTTAAATCCTAAAAGATATGAAGACCGTTCTTACGAAGAAAAAAAGCAGTTTCTTAGAGATTATTTCCACAAGAGACCATATCCCAGTAAAAAGGAAATAGAACTGTTATCCTCACTCTTATGGGTGTGGAAAATTGACGTGGCTTCATTTTTTGGAAAAAGAAGGTATATTTGcatgaaagcaataaaaaatCACAAGCCTTCTGTACTTTTAGGCTTTGATATGTCTGaacttaaaaatgttaaacacagattGAACTTTGACTATGAACCAcaaaacttgtaa
- the ADNP2 gene encoding activity-dependent neuroprotector homeobox protein 2 isoform X3, which translates to MFHAPARKVQNYTVNILGETKSSRSDVISFTCLKCNFSNTLYYSMKKHVLVAHFHYLINSYFGLRTEEMGEQPRADDPRSTEKMPPSDRYYCKKCSANASSQDALMYHILTSDIHRDLENKLRSVISEHIKKTGLLKQMHIAPKPAARVAVPPNSSAPGIPATSPCFHLALPQNSQSQTVVQPVQGAPPPVTGASGASGSLTHSPPAVAQSHVTLVSSPLPVGQSNLTLPPSTPQPVFLSHGVPLNQAANPPALPLSQPVGPVNKSVGTGVLPIKQTIRPGVLPLSQPVGPISRPVGPGVLSVNRPVASGVLPVNPSVTPGVLQAVSPGVISVSRTVPSGVLPAGQMTPAGVIPSGQTATSGVLPAGQVVQSGVLPIGQTAPSGVLPTGLTVPPRVLPPGQTVPLRVLPAGQVVPPGLLPPNQTVSSGVLPVNQGINSGVLQLSQPVVSGVLPVGQPVRPGVLQLNQSVSTNILPAHQPIRPGASPNTAFLTSGSILRQLIPTGKQVNGIPTYTLAPVSVTLPVPPGSVATVAPPQMPIQLLQSGTAAQMASSMASLPSPPVVVNATQNMFVQPSSSVAEANQVLKQAKQWKTCPVCNELFPSNVYQVHMEVAHKHSESKSAETLEPEKLAACAPFLKWMREKTVRCLSCKCLVSEEELIRHLLVHGLGCLFCPCTFHDIKGLSEHSRAMHLGKRRLPVDYSDKGFQLDVDANGSLLFPHLDFITILPREELGEREVYLAVLAGIHSKSLVPVYIKVRPQTEGAPGRPGNQALTCPFCFGTFVTAEAYELHLKERHHIMPTVHTILKSPAFKCIHCCGVYTGNMTLAAIAIHLLRCRSAPKDSSSGLQVQPNFIENSELLLVNGEVIHDSSFSVKRKMPDGQFGAEEQREGEERPVPTSADREPSPEKATSAVPSKRQRSESRTEAPLVHDDALQVLALNPKRYEDRSYEEKKQFLRDYFHKRPYPSKKEIELLSSLLWVWKIDVASFFGKRRYICMKAIKNHKPSVLLGFDMSELKNVKHRLNFDYEPQNL; encoded by the coding sequence ATGTTTCATGCACCTGCTCGGAAAGTCCAGAACTACACTGTGAATATTTTAGGTGAAACTAAATCATCTAGGAGTGATGTGATAagttttacatgtttaaaatgtaaCTTTTCAAACACTCTGTACTACAGCATGAAGAAGCATGTGCTGGTAGCCCATTTTCACTACTTAATTAATTCCTACTTTGGCCTGAGAACTGAGGAGATGGGTGAGCAACCAAGAGCTGACGACCCCCGTTCTACAGAGAAGATGCCCCCATCCGACAGGTATTACTGTAAAAAGTGCAGCGCCAACGCCAGCAGCCAGGATGCTTTAATGTACCACATCTTGACGTCGGATATACACAGGGATTTGGAGAATAAGCTTAGGTCTGTGATCTCAGAACATATTAAGAAGACTGGACTTTTGAAGCAAATGCATATTGCTCCAAAACCAGCTGCACGTGTGGCTGTACCACCCAACAGCAGTGCTCCGGGCATCCCAGCCACATCTCCTTGCTTCCACCTGGCCTTGCCACAGAACAGTCAGAGCCAAACTGTGGTACAGCCAGTTCAGGGTGCGCCCCCCCCGGTGACTGGGGCCTCGGGCGCTTCTGGAAGCCTCACCCACTCCCCGCCTGCCGTTGCCCAGTCTCATGTGACTCTGGTCTCCAGTCCTCTGCCAGTGGGCCAGAGCAACCTCACTCTGCCGCCCTCAACACCTCagcctgtctttctctctcatgGAGTTCCACTTAATCAGGCAGCAAACCCTCCTGCGTTGCCCTTGAGTCAGCCAGTGGGACCTGTAAATAAGTCGGTCGGAACCGGCGTCCTCCCCATAAAGCAGACCATCCGCCCGGGGGTTTTGCCGCTCAGCCAGCCTGTTGGGCCCATAAGCAGACCAGTTGGGCCTGGAGTTCTCTCGGTAAATAGACCTGTTGCGTCCGGTGTCCTTCCTGTCAATCCCTCTGTCACCCCTGGAGTTCTTCAGGCGGTCTCGCCAGGGGTGATTTCTGTGAGTCGGACAGTCCCGTCAGGGGTCCTTCCTGCGGGACAGATGACCCCTGCTGGGGTTATCCCTTCAGGACAGACAGCAACTTCTGGGGTTCTCCCTGCTGGCCAGGTGGTTCAGTCAGGGGTTCTCCCCATTGGCCAGACAGCACCATCGGGGGTGCTCCCCACTGGGCTGACAGTCCCGCCGCGGGTCCTCCCTCCTGGCCAGACGGTCCCACTGAGGGTTCTCCCTGCAGGCCAGGTAGTCCCACCTGGGCTCCTTCCTCCCAACCAGACGGTCTCGTCAGGTGTTCTCCCTGTGAACCAGGGTATTAACTCTGGTGTTCTTCAGCTCAGTCAGCCTGTCGTGTCAGGGGTCCTTCCTGTGGGCCAGCCAGTGAGGCCGGGGGTCCTGCAGCTTAATCAGTCTGTGAGTACCAACATCCTGCCTGCTCATCAGCCCATCAGACCCGGGGCTTCGCCAAACACCGCTTTCCTAACATCAGGCTCTATTCTCAGACAGCTGATACCCACAGGGAAACAAGTGAATGGGATTCCCACATACACACTTGCCCCAGTATCTGTCACTTTGCCTGTGCCCCCTGGAAGTGTCGCCACTGTTGCCCCCCCCCAGATGCCCATCCAGCTCCTGCAGTCGGGCACGGCTGCACAGATGGCCAGCTCCATGGccagcctgccctccccaccaGTGGTGGTAAATGCCACTCAGAATATGTTCGTTCAGCCTTCTTCGTCTGTGGCAGAGGCAAATCAGGTGCTCAAACAGGCAAAGCAGTGGAAAACCTGTCCAGTTTGCAACGAGCTCTTCCCTTCCAATGTCTACCAGGTCCACATGGAAGTGGCACATAAGCACAGCGAATCCAAATCCGCTGAAACACTGGAGCCGGAAAAGCTGGCGGCATGTGCACCGTTTCTAAAGTGGATGAGAGAGAAAACAGTTCGGTGTTTGTCCTGTAAGTGCTTAGTCTCAGAGGAGGAGCTTATCCGCCACTTGCTGGTGCACGGCCTGGGGTGCTTGTTCTGCCCGTGCACTTTCCATGATATTAAAGGCCTCTCAGAGCATAGTAGGGCTATGCACCTAGGGAAGAGGAGACTGCCCGTGGACTATAGCGACAAAGGATTTCAGCTGGATGTCGATGCCAATGGCAGCCTGCTGTTTCCCCACCTCGACTTCATCACCATCTTGCCCAGGGAGGAGCTGGGTGAGCGGGAGGTCTACTTGGCCGTGCTGGCTGGGATACATTCCAAGTCACTGGTGCCCGTGTACATCAAAGTGAGGCCGCAGACCGAGGGTGCGCCCGGGAGGCCTGGCAACCAGGCGCTGACCTGCCCTTTTTGCTTCGGCACCTTCGTGACGGCTGAGGCGTACGAGCTGCATCTGAAGGAGCGGCACCACATCATGCCAACGGTGCACACGATTTTGAAATCCCCGGCTTTCAAGTGCATCCACTGCTGTGGGGTTTACACGGGCAACATGACTCTGGCAGCCATTGCCATACACCTGCTGCGCTGTCGGAGTGCTCCAAAGGACAGCAGCTCAGGCCTGCAGGTCCAGCCTAATTTTATTGAGAACAGTGAACTGCTTTTAGTCAATGGTGAGGTGATACACGACTccagtttttctgtaaagagaAAGATGCCTGACGGCCAGTTTGGGGCTGAGGAGCAGAGGGAGGGCGAGGAGCGGCCTGTCCCCACGAGTGCTGACAGAGAGCCATCCCCGGAGAAGGCGACGAGCGCCGTGCCTTCTAAAAGACAGAGGAGCGAAAGCAGGACGGAGGCGCCCCTTGTTCACGACGACGCTCTCCAGGTTTTAGCGTTAAATCCTAAAAGATATGAAGACCGTTCTTACGAAGAAAAAAAGCAGTTTCTTAGAGATTATTTCCACAAGAGACCATATCCCAGTAAAAAGGAAATAGAACTGTTATCCTCACTCTTATGGGTGTGGAAAATTGACGTGGCTTCATTTTTTGGAAAAAGAAGGTATATTTGcatgaaagcaataaaaaatCACAAGCCTTCTGTACTTTTAGGCTTTGATATGTCTGaacttaaaaatgttaaacacagattGAACTTTGACTATGAACCAcaaaacttgtaa